A part of Aminivibrio pyruvatiphilus genomic DNA contains:
- a CDS encoding TolC family protein: MNKRNFAPALLVILAVLTLSGTLFAEEKTISLEECLALAEANHPALEEARAALAGQQAKLGQVRVSNALKGNLSASGSRNSGSDGSYTTSFSVSKLLSDSGKNALERKSQGLSVDAASESQRETVLSVRTGVKDAYYGLLLAMRKRDQAESAVKTYQRHLDKARGFYDAGVKARFDVTKAEVDLSNARIDLVSAESSLETARAALSRAVGVPLDHARPVSDFLAPRDIPAENFALEQALENRPDIRSSRLKSRAGKLGISIAAKGNAAEISVSGSAKLSGTSLPPNDDFRVELKLSVPVFDGGLTEYRIAEARASADGLDASRKKLEQTIRYEVLSALLSVREAEARISAAELLVRQAQENLTLAEGRYEMGVGNVLEVADALLAFNSARVSHFQALHDYSTAVSDLEQTLGGEFK; this comes from the coding sequence ATGAACAAAAGAAATTTCGCTCCCGCACTTCTTGTAATCCTGGCAGTGCTGACTCTCTCGGGAACCCTTTTCGCCGAAGAAAAAACGATCTCCCTGGAGGAATGCCTCGCCCTGGCCGAGGCGAACCACCCCGCCCTCGAAGAGGCCCGGGCGGCCCTGGCCGGACAGCAGGCGAAGCTCGGCCAGGTGCGGGTAAGCAACGCCCTGAAGGGAAACCTCTCAGCGTCAGGTTCGAGGAATTCCGGCAGCGACGGATCCTATACCACGTCCTTCTCCGTGAGCAAGCTTCTCTCCGACTCCGGCAAGAACGCCCTGGAGAGGAAAAGCCAGGGCCTGTCCGTGGATGCCGCCTCCGAATCGCAGCGGGAGACCGTGCTTTCCGTGCGCACCGGCGTCAAGGACGCCTACTACGGGCTGCTCCTGGCCATGCGCAAGCGCGACCAGGCGGAGTCGGCGGTGAAGACCTACCAGCGTCACCTGGACAAGGCCCGGGGGTTTTACGATGCCGGAGTCAAGGCCCGGTTCGACGTCACCAAGGCAGAAGTGGACCTGAGCAACGCCCGGATCGACCTGGTCTCCGCCGAGTCGTCCCTCGAAACCGCCAGGGCCGCCCTGTCGCGGGCCGTGGGCGTTCCCCTGGACCATGCCCGGCCCGTATCGGACTTCCTTGCCCCGAGGGACATCCCCGCTGAAAATTTCGCCCTGGAGCAGGCCCTCGAAAACCGGCCGGACATCCGTTCTTCCCGGCTGAAAAGCCGGGCCGGAAAACTCGGCATATCCATCGCCGCAAAGGGCAACGCCGCCGAGATTTCAGTTTCTGGGTCCGCAAAGCTCTCTGGCACGTCACTTCCTCCCAACGACGATTTCAGAGTAGAACTTAAACTCTCGGTTCCCGTCTTCGACGGGGGACTGACGGAATACAGGATCGCCGAGGCACGGGCATCCGCCGACGGGCTGGACGCCTCCCGGAAAAAGCTTGAGCAGACCATCCGCTATGAGGTCCTGTCCGCCCTCCTTTCCGTCCGGGAGGCGGAGGCCCGCATCTCCGCCGCCGAACTGCTCGTCCGCCAGGCGCAGGAAAACCTTACCCTCGCCGAAGGGCGGTACGAAATGGGCGTGGGGAACGTCCTCGAGGTCGCCGACGCGCTCCTTGCGTTCAACTCCGCCAGGGTCAGTCATTTCCAGGCGCTCCACGATTACAGCACCGCCGTTTCGGACCTCGAACAGACTCTCGGAGGTGAATTCAAATGA
- a CDS encoding efflux RND transporter periplasmic adaptor subunit — translation MKKVLILLILIAAGFAYLRFSHSDGPRYTFRTVPLEKGDITSTVTATGKLEAVTVVEVGTQVSGTLKEIYADFNQHVKKGELIALIDPDVLKAKLEEARANLAVARASAARARANLAESDRNLKRYKELWNRQLIARSELDAVETTRLTNRASVQEADARVLQVQASLRQAETNLEYTKILSPEDGVIISREVNVGQTVAASLSAPVLFTIAKDLSDMQIETSVDEADISRVKEGQEVEFSVDAYSGTTFKGKVKQVRISPATSDNVVTYPVIISVANPDLKLKPGMTANVSIVTDRRKDVLKVPMAALRFSPPPEDAAPQTAAATSSPFSPSMPRRRPGGGAGQGNGNGNAGRTGTVSSVWTVRDGVLGEKIQFRAGIGDGSFVEVITSKELKEGDLLAVSFSEQPKESLWGKIFK, via the coding sequence ATGAAAAAGGTTTTAATCCTTCTGATCCTCATCGCCGCCGGTTTCGCCTATCTTCGGTTCTCCCATTCCGACGGGCCCCGGTACACGTTCCGCACCGTTCCCCTGGAGAAGGGAGACATCACCTCCACCGTAACCGCCACGGGCAAGCTGGAAGCCGTCACCGTGGTGGAAGTGGGGACCCAGGTCTCGGGTACCCTCAAGGAAATTTACGCCGACTTCAACCAGCACGTGAAAAAGGGAGAGCTCATCGCCCTCATCGACCCCGACGTGCTCAAGGCGAAGCTCGAGGAAGCGAGGGCGAACCTCGCCGTGGCGAGGGCCTCGGCGGCCAGGGCGCGGGCCAATCTTGCGGAGAGCGACCGGAACCTCAAGCGGTACAAGGAGCTGTGGAACCGTCAGCTCATCGCACGAAGCGAACTCGACGCCGTGGAAACCACCCGGCTGACCAACAGGGCAAGCGTCCAGGAAGCGGATGCCAGGGTGCTCCAGGTCCAGGCGTCCCTCAGGCAGGCGGAGACGAACCTGGAATACACAAAAATCCTCTCCCCGGAGGACGGCGTCATCATCTCGAGGGAGGTGAACGTAGGCCAGACCGTGGCCGCGAGCCTGTCGGCCCCCGTTCTCTTCACCATCGCCAAGGACCTTTCGGACATGCAGATCGAGACGTCCGTGGACGAGGCCGACATATCCAGGGTAAAGGAAGGGCAGGAAGTGGAATTCTCCGTGGACGCCTACAGCGGAACCACATTCAAAGGGAAGGTGAAGCAGGTGCGCATCTCCCCCGCCACATCGGACAACGTGGTAACCTACCCCGTCATCATCTCCGTGGCCAACCCGGACCTGAAGCTCAAGCCCGGAATGACGGCCAACGTGTCTATCGTCACCGACCGCCGGAAGGACGTCCTGAAGGTCCCCATGGCGGCCCTGAGGTTTTCCCCTCCCCCGGAGGATGCCGCTCCGCAGACTGCCGCCGCCACGTCGTCCCCCTTCAGTCCTTCCATGCCCCGACGCCGACCCGGAGGCGGAGCCGGCCAGGGCAACGGGAACGGCAACGCGGGCAGGACGGGAACGGTGTCCTCCGTCTGGACGGTACGGGACGGTGTCCTCGGAGAGAAGATCCAGTTCCGCGCCGGCATCGGCGACGGCTCCTTTGTGGAGGTCATCACCTCGAAGGAGCTGAAGGAGGGTGACCTCCTGGCTGTCTCCTTCTCGGAGCAGCCAAAGGAATCCCTGTGGGGGAAGATCTTCAAATGA
- a CDS encoding ABC transporter ATP-binding protein: MSLIDVRDIVKIYRTGDVELRALDGVTFTVDRGEFVSIMGHSGSGKSTMMNILGCLDVPDEGSYSLDGSEVGSLPKDALAGIRNRKIGFVFQGFNLLPRATALENVELPLIYAGVPGKTRKDRGKAALERVGLAERMTHRPSQMSGGQQQRVAIARALVGETPLILADEPTGNLDTKTSEEIMNLFVELNREGKTIILVTHEPDIAEYSSRTLMFRDGKLTGDERRAPRA, encoded by the coding sequence ATGAGCCTCATCGATGTTCGGGACATCGTGAAAATCTACCGCACCGGCGACGTGGAGCTCCGGGCCCTGGACGGAGTGACCTTCACGGTGGACCGGGGGGAATTCGTCTCCATCATGGGGCACTCCGGCTCGGGCAAGTCCACCATGATGAATATCCTCGGCTGCCTGGACGTGCCCGACGAAGGCTCCTACTCCCTCGACGGCAGCGAGGTGGGGTCCCTGCCGAAGGACGCCCTCGCCGGAATCAGGAACAGGAAGATCGGCTTCGTCTTCCAGGGGTTCAACCTCCTTCCCCGGGCCACCGCCCTGGAGAACGTGGAGCTGCCCCTCATCTACGCGGGGGTTCCGGGAAAAACCAGAAAGGATCGTGGGAAGGCCGCCCTCGAGCGGGTGGGCCTCGCGGAAAGGATGACACACCGTCCAAGCCAGATGTCAGGAGGCCAGCAGCAGCGGGTGGCCATCGCCCGGGCCCTGGTGGGAGAAACGCCCCTCATCCTGGCTGACGAGCCCACGGGCAACCTGGACACCAAAACCAGCGAGGAGATCATGAATCTTTTCGTGGAGCTGAACCGGGAGGGCAAGACCATCATCCTGGTCACCCACGAACCCGACATCGCCGAATACAGCTCCCGGACCCTCATGTTCCGGGACGGCAAACTCACCGGCGACGAAAGGAGGGCTCCCCGTGCTTGA
- a CDS encoding ABC transporter permease, producing MLETLRTAVRSLLSNKIRSALTMLGIIIGVAAVITMVAIGAGASVNIQKFISGVGSNILIVMPGASTAGGVRQQAGSASTLTVQDAEALEQEAFALKGVAPEIYSRTQLVYGNMNWSTMITGSTPSIFDIREWRIADGRFFLDGEARSGAKVVVLGSTVAKNLFGEEDPIGKTIRIRNVPMDVVGVLAPKGQTPWGQDQDDTAFVPFRTAQLRLFRRAAANSVQRITVSALNGDSVSEAEREIKAIIRQRHRLSDRETDDFDVRNMAEMLDAAAQSTKVMSLLLGAVASVSLLVGGIGIMNIMLVSVTERTREIGIRMAIGARGSDIRTQFLMEALLLSVAGGIIGIVLGTSASKIITGILGWATVVSTGSIVLAFGFSVFVGIFFGFYPAWKASLLNPIEALRYE from the coding sequence GTGCTTGAGACCCTCCGCACCGCCGTGCGCTCCCTGCTCTCCAACAAAATACGGTCGGCCCTCACCATGCTGGGCATCATCATCGGCGTCGCCGCAGTGATCACCATGGTGGCCATCGGCGCCGGGGCCAGCGTCAACATCCAGAAGTTCATCTCCGGCGTGGGGAGCAACATCCTCATCGTCATGCCCGGAGCCTCCACGGCGGGAGGCGTCCGCCAGCAGGCGGGATCGGCATCAACTCTCACGGTGCAGGACGCCGAAGCCCTGGAACAGGAAGCTTTTGCCCTGAAGGGCGTGGCCCCGGAGATTTACAGCAGAACCCAGCTCGTCTACGGCAACATGAACTGGTCCACCATGATCACCGGCAGCACGCCCTCCATCTTCGACATACGGGAATGGCGCATCGCCGACGGGCGGTTCTTCCTTGACGGGGAGGCCCGGAGCGGAGCCAAGGTGGTTGTCCTCGGCTCCACGGTGGCGAAAAACCTCTTCGGTGAAGAAGACCCCATCGGCAAGACCATCCGCATCCGGAACGTCCCCATGGATGTGGTGGGCGTCCTGGCCCCCAAGGGTCAGACCCCCTGGGGCCAGGACCAGGACGACACGGCCTTTGTCCCCTTCCGGACGGCCCAGCTCCGGCTCTTCCGCCGGGCGGCGGCAAACTCGGTCCAGAGGATTACCGTCTCGGCCCTGAACGGCGACTCCGTGTCCGAGGCGGAACGGGAAATCAAGGCCATCATCAGGCAGCGGCACCGGCTCTCCGACCGGGAAACCGACGACTTCGACGTGCGGAACATGGCGGAGATGCTCGATGCGGCGGCCCAGTCCACCAAGGTCATGTCCCTGCTCCTCGGGGCGGTGGCCTCCGTCTCCCTTCTCGTGGGCGGCATCGGCATCATGAACATCATGCTCGTCTCCGTGACGGAACGCACCAGGGAGATCGGCATCCGCATGGCCATCGGCGCCCGGGGATCGGACATCCGGACCCAGTTCCTCATGGAGGCCCTGCTTCTCTCCGTGGCGGGGGGGATCATCGGCATCGTCCTCGGCACGTCGGCATCGAAGATCATCACCGGGATTCTCGGCTGGGCCACCGTCGTTTCAACCGGCTCCATCGTGCTGGCCTTCGGCTTTTCCGTCTTCGTGGGTATTTTCTTCGGCTTCTATCCCGCCTGGAAGGCCTCCCTCCTCAACCCCATCGAAGCCCTGCGATACGAATAG
- a CDS encoding GGDEF domain-containing protein → MILDVRTVFIITFLYGLLTGAGLVFASRSYSGTLRRSMNVMGAGAVFLMSGVLAAGLQGIWLTSFSSVLLANFLMLWGAGEYYQALRLFDGQVTNRWFTFAVAAAVTGVNLFFYAAVPSLSTRVIVMSLAFSFLMGLSGIRILRSRSVSGTSVRNTASGSFWLVSLLFVARAVGTLFFGGYKTALLHNNLWQTLLFSGSAVGFVLINFSYLLLCNGQFNRHLEQLALTDPLTGLFNRRAFSDLALREIARSARSGEPLSLIMIDADGFKKVNDTFGHSAGDRVLQHLSDLIRESVRPQDVVGRLGGDEFAVLLPGANHIMALGVEERLVSAVAEHPLPWHEGKIPLRISAGTAALNLGDPDFDDLLSRADDALYRAKRHGN, encoded by the coding sequence GTGATCCTTGATGTCCGGACGGTTTTTATCATCACATTCCTTTACGGTCTGCTGACCGGTGCGGGGCTTGTCTTCGCGTCGAGATCCTACTCCGGAACCCTCCGGAGGAGCATGAATGTCATGGGCGCAGGAGCGGTGTTCCTGATGTCGGGAGTTCTCGCAGCAGGACTCCAGGGAATATGGCTGACCTCCTTCTCCTCGGTGCTTCTGGCCAATTTCCTGATGCTCTGGGGTGCGGGAGAGTATTACCAGGCCCTCCGCCTCTTCGACGGGCAGGTAACCAACCGTTGGTTCACTTTTGCGGTTGCTGCCGCAGTGACGGGGGTGAACCTGTTTTTTTACGCCGCCGTTCCCTCCCTGTCCACACGCGTTATCGTCATGTCCCTCGCCTTTTCCTTCCTCATGGGGCTCTCCGGAATCAGGATCCTCCGGTCCAGGTCCGTTTCCGGAACGTCGGTGCGCAATACGGCCAGCGGCAGCTTCTGGCTCGTGAGCCTTCTTTTTGTCGCAAGAGCGGTCGGGACCCTGTTTTTCGGGGGGTATAAAACGGCCCTTCTGCACAACAACCTCTGGCAGACTCTTCTTTTCTCCGGCTCGGCCGTGGGGTTCGTCCTCATCAACTTTTCCTACCTCCTGCTCTGTAACGGCCAGTTCAACCGTCACCTGGAGCAGCTCGCCCTCACCGACCCCCTCACGGGGCTGTTCAACCGCAGGGCCTTTTCAGACCTGGCCCTCCGGGAGATCGCCCGGTCCGCCCGGTCCGGTGAGCCCCTCTCGCTGATCATGATAGACGCCGACGGCTTCAAGAAGGTCAACGACACCTTCGGACACTCAGCGGGTGACAGGGTGCTCCAGCACCTCTCCGATCTCATCAGGGAAAGCGTCCGTCCCCAGGACGTGGTAGGCCGCCTGGGCGGGGACGAATTCGCCGTTCTCCTGCCGGGGGCCAACCACATCATGGCCCTCGGGGTGGAGGAGCGTCTCGTGTCCGCCGTGGCCGAACATCCTCTTCCATGGCACGAGGGAAAAATTCCCCTGAGGATCAGTGCCGGGACCGCGGCGCTCAACCTCGGGGACCCCGATTTTGACGACCTGCTCTCCCGGGCGGACGACGCCCTCTACCGGGCCAAAAGGCACGGGAACTGA
- a CDS encoding MFS transporter, giving the protein MARRTGWLLLAACFHMAYVLRLSAGVLAAPLGREFGLTAGTFGLMSSMVFYAYTLMQVPVGILADTAGPRLTAAWGMAAAGAGALLFASAGSPALLFAGRVLMGAGVAGAFVCTMKFLADNFEEERFATLSGITSLIGNAGGMTAQAPLALLVAVLTWRWSFVLLGCVSLLLSLLCFLILPRGGRRPFAFPALAEGLRNVFSSAGMYSVTLNYLSSQACFLALSGTWGISYLRAVHRIDGAPLMTLLAGGVMAGAVAAGKLSDLWRSRKKPLCLFALAHFFLWGLLVYLPGSFPRPGLAVLLGGLGFFAGALVIPWSVARELNLPEHTGLSIAVMNTVAFLAVAVLTSSMGRVLEGAAALEPGDAWRHVLLLPLAVSAAGLVGALLTPETFGRKKTG; this is encoded by the coding sequence TTGGCGCGACGGACGGGATGGCTGCTTCTGGCGGCATGTTTCCACATGGCCTATGTTCTCCGTCTCTCCGCCGGGGTGCTCGCCGCCCCTCTCGGAAGGGAATTCGGACTGACCGCCGGAACCTTCGGCCTCATGTCCTCCATGGTCTTTTATGCCTATACCCTGATGCAGGTGCCCGTGGGCATCCTGGCGGATACCGCCGGACCCAGGCTCACCGCCGCCTGGGGGATGGCCGCCGCGGGAGCGGGAGCCCTTCTCTTCGCCTCGGCGGGCAGCCCCGCGCTGCTCTTTGCCGGGAGGGTCCTCATGGGGGCCGGTGTTGCGGGTGCCTTCGTCTGCACCATGAAGTTCCTGGCGGACAACTTCGAGGAGGAGCGCTTCGCCACCCTTTCGGGGATCACGTCCCTCATCGGCAACGCGGGAGGCATGACGGCCCAGGCGCCCCTGGCCCTGCTCGTGGCCGTCCTCACCTGGAGATGGTCCTTTGTCCTGCTCGGCTGCGTTTCCCTCCTGCTTTCCCTGCTTTGCTTCCTGATCCTCCCCCGGGGCGGACGACGGCCCTTTGCCTTCCCCGCCCTTGCGGAAGGTCTCAGAAACGTGTTCTCCTCGGCGGGTATGTATTCCGTGACTCTCAACTACCTCTCCAGCCAGGCCTGCTTCCTCGCCCTGTCCGGCACATGGGGAATCTCCTACCTGAGGGCCGTTCACCGGATCGACGGGGCGCCCCTCATGACCCTTCTGGCGGGGGGCGTCATGGCGGGCGCCGTGGCCGCCGGAAAGCTTTCCGACCTGTGGCGGAGCAGAAAGAAGCCTCTTTGCCTCTTTGCCCTGGCCCATTTTTTCCTGTGGGGGCTCCTTGTCTATCTCCCAGGTTCCTTCCCCCGCCCCGGGCTCGCCGTCCTTCTCGGCGGTCTGGGTTTCTTTGCAGGAGCGCTGGTCATCCCGTGGTCCGTGGCCAGGGAGCTGAACCTCCCGGAGCACACGGGCCTGTCCATCGCCGTGATGAACACCGTGGCCTTCCTTGCCGTGGCGGTGCTCACCTCCTCCATGGGCAGGGTTCTTGAAGGCGCTGCGGCGCTTGAACCCGGAGATGCCTGGCGGCACGTCCTTCTTCTGCCCCTGGCCGTTTCCGCGGCCGGGCTGGTCGGGGCGCTCCTGACGCCGGAGACCTTCGGGCGGAAGAAAACGGGGTGA
- a CDS encoding translation initiation factor: MAGKGKKERISVEADASPLGISLGTLLGKETPPEEPPPEKARPDAPPSSGEGNLPGRAVLSRETKGRGGKTVTRISFRDGTPRDTAALSKSLRTAMGCGGTVEGDDILLQGDQADRASAWLSAKGVRTRRGN, encoded by the coding sequence ATGGCAGGAAAAGGAAAAAAGGAGCGGATTTCAGTGGAGGCGGATGCTTCTCCCCTCGGGATTTCCCTGGGGACCCTCCTGGGGAAAGAGACCCCTCCGGAGGAACCCCCTCCGGAAAAGGCACGCCCCGATGCCCCCCCTTCCTCCGGGGAAGGGAACCTGCCCGGCCGGGCCGTCCTTTCCAGGGAGACGAAGGGACGGGGAGGCAAGACCGTCACGCGCATTTCCTTTCGGGACGGGACTCCGCGGGACACGGCGGCACTGTCGAAGAGCCTCCGCACGGCCATGGGCTGCGGGGGGACCGTGGAGGGAGACGACATCCTGCTCCAGGGAGACCAGGCGGACAGGGCCTCCGCATGGCTGTCAGCGAAGGGGGTCAGGACCCGGCGGGGAAACTGA
- a CDS encoding DMT family transporter, protein MGTDKNRAQGMILVLLASMCWGTTGTLQELAPPGTPPLTVGSARIVISAILLLVWCAWRDGGLGFLRRTSIPALLVSVAGLVGFQFSFFTALKLTGVSVGTMIAIGASPMFAGALGSFVQREPLSARWFLSTLVAVLGCTLLVLGGSSGPMVLEPRGIALAFTAAFCYAFMGLGFKIQGARLNDTQTIAVASGAASFIALPVLLMLDSSWIFSGAGFAVAFSLGFATMALPMSLFSLGLRKIYLRDAYTISLAEPLTACVLSALILGERLTPVSMGGAALILCGILLLPVKEAAKEPAEGTA, encoded by the coding sequence ATGGGTACCGACAAAAACCGCGCACAGGGAATGATCCTCGTTCTGTTGGCGAGCATGTGCTGGGGCACCACGGGGACGCTCCAGGAACTGGCCCCCCCGGGTACTCCCCCCCTCACGGTGGGCTCCGCCCGCATTGTCATATCAGCGATTCTCCTGCTGGTCTGGTGCGCCTGGCGGGACGGCGGTCTCGGCTTCCTCCGCCGGACATCCATCCCAGCCCTCCTGGTCAGCGTGGCGGGCCTCGTGGGGTTCCAGTTCTCCTTCTTCACCGCCCTCAAGCTGACGGGAGTTTCCGTGGGAACCATGATCGCCATCGGCGCCTCGCCCATGTTCGCCGGGGCCCTCGGCTCCTTCGTGCAGCGGGAGCCCCTCTCGGCCCGGTGGTTCCTCTCGACGCTGGTCGCCGTACTGGGGTGCACCCTGCTGGTTTTGGGCGGCTCCTCCGGTCCCATGGTCCTCGAACCCCGGGGGATAGCCCTCGCCTTCACCGCAGCCTTCTGCTACGCCTTCATGGGGCTTGGCTTCAAAATACAGGGGGCGCGGCTGAACGACACCCAGACCATCGCCGTGGCTTCCGGAGCGGCCAGCTTCATCGCCCTTCCCGTGCTTCTCATGCTGGACTCCTCGTGGATATTCAGCGGCGCCGGGTTTGCCGTGGCCTTCTCCCTGGGCTTCGCCACCATGGCCCTTCCCATGAGCCTCTTTTCCCTGGGGCTTCGAAAAATCTATCTCCGGGACGCCTACACCATTTCCCTCGCCGAACCCCTTACGGCCTGCGTTCTCTCCGCCCTCATCCTGGGAGAGCGGCTCACTCCGGTCTCCATGGGCGGGGCGGCCCTGATTCTCTGCGGCATCCTGCTGCTCCCCGTCAAAGAGGCGGCGAAGGAACCCGCGGAAGGGACGGCTTGA
- a CDS encoding 2-oxoacid:acceptor oxidoreductase subunit alpha — protein sequence MTGLQSVFTSGNEAIAEGAIAAGASFFAGYPITPSSEIAETAARRLPETGGMYVQMEDELSGMAAIVGASVSGARAFTATSGPGFSLMQENLGMAVMGEIPCVVVNVQRSGPSTGMATKPAQGDVMQARWGTHGDHGIITLAPSSVQDCYDFTIRAFSLAGRFRTPVILLADAAVAKLKENVRFRSPAPEERAPRPLPDCPPEAYRPFAVDPEEKAITPLPPFGSDYIFRITGSMHDEAGGQGASPANADRVIRHLAGKIEKNRDVIVRVRRFFLDDADLAVISFGCSARSARAAVREARRQGIPAGLLELTTLWPFPDDDVRDVLSRVRGAVVPELNLGQAAGEVRRLNDFGIPVRGICRVDGTLIPPGDILSALREARS from the coding sequence ATGACCGGACTTCAATCCGTTTTCACGTCAGGCAACGAGGCCATCGCAGAAGGGGCGATTGCGGCGGGAGCTTCGTTTTTCGCCGGATACCCCATCACCCCGTCGTCCGAAATCGCCGAGACTGCCGCCAGGCGGCTTCCCGAGACCGGGGGCATGTACGTCCAGATGGAGGACGAACTGTCGGGCATGGCCGCCATCGTGGGGGCATCCGTCTCCGGGGCGAGGGCCTTCACCGCCACCAGCGGCCCGGGCTTCTCCCTGATGCAGGAGAACCTCGGCATGGCCGTCATGGGGGAAATTCCCTGCGTGGTGGTGAACGTCCAGCGGTCGGGCCCCTCCACCGGCATGGCCACGAAACCCGCCCAGGGGGACGTGATGCAGGCCCGGTGGGGCACCCACGGGGACCACGGCATCATCACCCTGGCCCCGTCGTCGGTGCAGGACTGCTACGACTTCACGATCCGGGCCTTCTCCCTGGCCGGCCGGTTCCGCACACCGGTGATCCTGCTCGCCGACGCGGCGGTGGCCAAGCTGAAGGAGAACGTCCGCTTCCGCTCCCCCGCGCCTGAAGAGAGGGCCCCGCGGCCCCTGCCGGACTGCCCCCCCGAAGCCTACCGGCCCTTCGCCGTGGACCCGGAGGAGAAGGCCATCACGCCCCTTCCCCCCTTCGGGAGCGACTACATCTTCCGCATCACCGGCTCCATGCACGACGAAGCGGGAGGCCAGGGAGCCTCCCCGGCGAACGCCGACCGGGTGATCCGCCATCTTGCGGGCAAGATCGAAAAGAACCGGGACGTCATCGTCCGGGTCCGGCGCTTCTTCCTCGACGACGCTGACCTGGCCGTCATCTCCTTCGGATGCTCCGCAAGGTCAGCCCGGGCCGCCGTGAGGGAGGCCAGGAGGCAGGGCATTCCCGCGGGGCTCCTGGAACTCACCACCCTCTGGCCCTTCCCCGACGACGACGTGCGGGACGTGCTCTCACGGGTCAGGGGCGCCGTGGTGCCGGAGCTGAACCTCGGCCAGGCCGCGGGGGAAGTCCGGCGGCTCAACGATTTCGGCATTCCCGTGAGGGGGATCTGCCGGGTGGACGGCACCCTCATCCCCCCGGGGGACATCCTCTCCGCTCTCAGGGAGGCCCGGTCATGA
- a CDS encoding thiamine pyrophosphate-dependent enzyme has product MTARNFREYLAENRLPTIWCPGCGNGIVLKAIAGAFADLGLDRRKTAAVSGIGCWGWADDYLAVNAFHGTHGRALAFATGIKLANPELTVVVLMGDGDGATIGGNHLIHAARRNVDLTAVVVNNYNYGMTGGQYSGTTPRGSITSTSPLGHVEDPFDLCALTAAAGAPFVARGSVCGGENLRALIRRGLEHRGFSFVEAASVCPTHFGRRNGLRTAVEAFSWLRDHSLSRKRAAGLSEEELHGKQVLGVFADRQSEDYGTRYRKAAEALRGEGESS; this is encoded by the coding sequence ATGACGGCCCGGAACTTCAGGGAATACCTCGCGGAAAACCGGCTGCCCACCATCTGGTGCCCCGGGTGCGGCAACGGCATCGTCCTGAAGGCCATCGCCGGCGCCTTTGCCGACCTCGGGCTGGACCGGAGAAAGACTGCCGCCGTCTCGGGCATCGGCTGCTGGGGATGGGCGGACGACTACCTGGCGGTGAACGCCTTCCACGGGACCCACGGGCGGGCTCTCGCCTTCGCCACGGGGATCAAGCTCGCCAACCCGGAACTCACCGTGGTGGTCCTCATGGGCGACGGCGACGGCGCCACCATCGGGGGCAACCACCTGATCCACGCGGCCAGGAGGAACGTGGACCTCACGGCGGTGGTGGTGAACAACTACAACTACGGCATGACGGGAGGACAGTACTCGGGCACCACCCCCCGGGGAAGCATTACCTCCACCTCGCCCCTGGGCCACGTGGAGGACCCCTTCGATCTCTGCGCCCTCACGGCCGCTGCGGGTGCTCCCTTCGTCGCCCGGGGATCGGTGTGCGGCGGAGAAAACCTCCGCGCCCTCATCCGCCGGGGCCTTGAGCACAGGGGGTTCTCCTTCGTGGAGGCGGCGTCCGTCTGCCCAACCCATTTCGGCAGGAGGAACGGCCTGCGGACGGCGGTGGAAGCCTTCTCGTGGCTCCGGGACCATTCCCTATCCCGGAAAAGGGCAGCCGGGCTGTCCGAAGAGGAACTTCACGGAAAGCAGGTCCTGGGCGTCTTCGCCGACCGGCAGTCCGAGGACTACGGCACCCGGTACCGGAAAGCGGCTGAAGCCCTCCGGGGAGAGGGGGAGTCGTCATGA
- a CDS encoding 2-oxoacid:acceptor oxidoreductase family protein: MNGKTEIVLAGVGGQGLVTIGGILGEAAVLEGRNACLSSSYGTEARGTFTKSDVIISGDEIDFIEAENPAAVLCLAQAAYDRYSPVLGPEAVLVYDSDTVSPSGKGAARERGYSLSSLAGPGTANLAALGLVAALSGAVREESVAVVIRKKTASSSPLRKGSEEAFRKGFAAASL; this comes from the coding sequence ATGAACGGAAAAACGGAAATCGTGCTCGCGGGCGTGGGAGGCCAGGGGCTCGTCACCATCGGGGGCATCCTCGGCGAGGCGGCGGTGCTGGAGGGACGGAACGCGTGCCTCTCGTCCTCCTACGGAACGGAAGCCCGGGGCACCTTCACGAAATCGGACGTGATCATCAGCGGCGACGAGATCGACTTCATCGAGGCCGAGAACCCCGCCGCGGTCCTCTGCCTCGCCCAGGCCGCCTACGACCGGTACAGCCCCGTCCTCGGGCCGGAGGCGGTCCTGGTGTACGACAGCGACACGGTGTCCCCGTCGGGAAAGGGCGCGGCCCGGGAAAGGGGCTATTCCCTCTCGTCCCTCGCCGGACCGGGGACGGCCAACCTGGCGGCCCTGGGGCTCGTGGCCGCCCTGTCAGGCGCGGTCCGGGAGGAGTCAGTCGCGGTAGTCATCAGGAAAAAGACGGCCTCCTCGTCGCCCCTCCGCAAGGGGAGCGAAGAGGCCTTCCGGAAAGGCTTCGCGGCAGCCTCGCTCTAG